The genome window ccAAAGGCTTAacctttttctccttttctatGAGAGAGAGGTGTACTAGGTAGCCATAAAAGGGCTGGCTGATTGTTTTGagagaaagtgaaagaaaaaactaagTTTGGGTTttccacagagagagagagagagagagagagagagagagggagagagaggtggATGGATAAAATTACCCAATTAATTATAAAGAAGggagaatttgaatttgaaatctgTTCCTTTTCTTTATACACCAATATACCTTCTAACATTGATCCCatccatttttttaatatatatatatatatattttatgagaGATTGATTGTAAGTGCTAATAGagtctttatttttggtgagtATTAGGTATTGTACACtcataaaattcattaaattcGTATTGTCCTAAAGGGTTGTCGCCCTTAAAAagatgccaaaaaaaaaaagaaaaaaaacttgccAAGTTATCGAAGTGCATGCAACATAAAGTCATTGACAAGTGGAAAGCCAAAATGGATAGGCTCTCAACTCCTCTGAACTGACTGACATGCATGCAATGCAACAAACTATTGCCACGTTGCCTGTTTAGAAAGGGTTTCTTCAGCATGATACTTAAAACCTAATCAGTTACAACCAACTGAGATCAGACTAATCAATAGGTGCCCAATTAGCAAACAAAACACATACATTTTATATCACTTGATTGTTTCAGGGAGTTGTTATTGACACTTTAAAAATGTTATCGTGCACTCTATTTTTACGAAAAATTGAGGGATGAAATTTCAGTCCTaaggaagaaaattttgttggTTTCTAACTTTGTATAAagtgaaaaggaaaagaggatttctggccaaaaaaaaaaagaaaaggaaaagagtgTCAGAGTTGGCTAGGAGTATTGCTAGTTAAATTTGAAGCGTAAGTAGGATCTAGAGGTTTCCAAATACTTTAATTTGCAGCCTTAATTTTGATGTCAAAGCACATTATCATGTTCTTCCGCTGGATGGGTGATGCGATGGATGAACCACCACCGGTCTGTCGGCACACATAAACAAGAGGACTCTCTGCAATGCGATGAGCAGGAATTTTTATAGCAGCACATAGATTGAGACTTCCAGCTAGCTTTTCCCCACACCACTCGAGTCTCTTTTTACTTAAATACAGCAATATCACAAAGACAATAGCTATATGCTGATAATTATTGATGGGTCTCTGCTACTGCTTGGCAAAAGCAATCTACTCTTCCTCTAAAAGCGACTCAAAACATTTGATCTATATGGGTGAAAAAAACATGACCATCTAACACAGTCATGGCTacgaaattaaaaattgttagCTTTCGTGTCTCAACCTGTTCCCCATATGGTATTTTCAGCTTGGCAAAGCTGTTGTTTGTTCCTTTCTTGATCTCTTTTTCATGCATGAACTCATGTGATTGattaactaattaaaattCAAACTATCAATTGTTTAATATGAACGGTTATCATGAATTCTAATATGAAATACTTTGAGGATAAGATAGCTGTAAACAAGCACAAAAATAGGCTTTTCCACTTGTcccattttttattattttaaataaatttatcctAATTTGGCCTCATTTTGGTCCACACAATTGGATTGAATTAGGTCGAATTGTAAATTGTACTACTTATTCTATCATGGAGGTTAGAACTTAGAATGAGGGGTTATAGTGATGAGGGGATTCTTAATAGCCAACCAATTTAGTGCATAGTTATTACTAGACTGTTGGATTGAACTCTCTCATTATAACTCTTATATTATTAATCAACGAGACTAACCCAAAAGTCCAAGTGAAGAGAACAGTGAAAACAAGGTTGTAGGCATTTGTTAATTGAGAACCCAAAGGTAAAATTCAAGCCCAAATTAATAAGTAACACTCCAATGTGCTTGTCCAAGTATATGAATGTTGTTATGCACCAAGTTGTTATTATCTTTGGGATTGCTTCTCTAAGATGCACTTCTGCTCATAAGCAATTCTAGCAAAAGTGCTTTATTATAAAAACCTTGAAATATTCGTAAGAAATCCCAGTGCTTTTTCAAAAACACATAGCATATACTTCTCCATAAAGTGTTTCTATGAAGCATAAGCACTTCTAAATTTTTCTGCTAAACGCTATCAGAAAACGCTTTTAACCATTCTGAAAACACTCCCAAACAAGCCCGCCATACCAATATTCCAAGCAAAATATgcatataatttttattcatCATATGTGGAGTGTCGAATTAGATTCATGTTAGAAATTTGTCCAAGTCTCCAATAATGTAACGTGTACTCTAAATCTATCCCATGCATCCCAAATTACAACAAGTTCAGGATATTATCTGTCCAAACTTAGATATATATAGAGAGTGTTCTTTCACAAAGAAGACAAACTTGCAAGAAACATAAATTTAGCACCATCGATTACAAACCGTCTGcaagttaaataaaacaaatctTTATATATCAAGGGAAAGCCGTATAAAATGGAGCTCCTAAAATCTACCAATCCAAAaacttcctctctctcttctctctcagaTTATAACCAatgaataaaaataccaaCTGTTGCATTTTCCCTCCATCACAACAGCATGCAACCAAAACCAATTAACCTAAAAACCTCCTTCTAGTCACATGATTTAGGTACTTTCGTTGGTCCTTTTTCCAAAATGCTCACATTTGTTACACACAAAACACCATCATCAAACTTTCATGCCTTGTAATTATAATGGACACAGAACTCCAACTCATAAAAAACCTACCTGCACTAATACTGCGCAGAAATTCATCATCAAACTGCAGGCCTGACCAGGAAATCGAGGAAGAACATCGATACACAAGCTTGAAGGACATCCAGGAAATCGAGGAAGAACATCGATACACAAGCTTGAAGGACATCATATTGAACTCGCCACAACACAGCACCACAATCCCGGAGGAGAGTGACTTTGAATTCGATCCTTCGAACATCACGATTCGAAACCAGCTGGTGAAGCGTGCAGCCTCAGCATACGTGCAGTCAGCTGCAATATTGGCCAGCAGTCGAAACCAAAACTTCATTGCGAGCTTCTGGGGGAGGCTTAGGGGCAACGTGACATCAGGTGCACGCTGGTACGCTTATGTTAGGAGCCCAATAGAAGCTTGTTTCAGGCCTATTTTGCAGTTTTTAGCTTGCATGGTTTGGAATGTGAGGACCACATTGAACATTCCAATATCTTGAAGCTAATATATATGGTGAATGTTTCTCTTCTCCAAGAtggatttattttcttttgggttttgtccTTAAATTTATAGGCTTTCAGTCCATTTGTATGTAACACAATGTTGGGTTTGTGTTATAATTTCTGAGGTACATAATGTAAATTATGTGTAAATAGTTGTCTATAATTTATGATCAAGTATATATTTAATCTTCTGCTAACCCATTCATTCATGGTCACCATAATTGAGCTAATTGGTTGCTCATGGCCTTCATCTGGGCTTGTGAGTCGAGAGCCGGAGCTGGGCAGGAGGGCTGCATTTTCTCCAACCCTGTCACATGATGTTTGGTATTGAACCTCTAGCCAGTTTGCTGCACCATTCATCTAAGGTGAGCTTCTATAATGAGGGGCCTATATTGAGGGGTTCAATTCAGCCGCCCAATAATAATTCTGCAATTGATCGGATGATTATTAAGGACCCCCACATTGTAACCCCTCGTTACAGTCCCTTTGTCATCTCGGCCTTGGTGAAGCAGATATTTGGCCCCATACGCTTGCATATAAGCACACATGAATCGATCCTATAGATATATTAACACCATGGCCTTGTCCTTCTGAAGTCTCATGATCAGGCTTTTCTGTTTAGATTCAGAGGACTTTTTAATCACATGCAAGCTCTGTAATTATGAAGTATACTTTTCAACACTCCTATCCTTTGCATGCCTTTTTGATAGGCAAATTTATGATCAATTAACTCCACTGTTTAGCACAATTTGGAAATTGACAGGCTTTATGGAATTCATAATTGAATCTGACCAGCTAATGGATTTAAGCAAGCACAATAATTATCTTGTTTCATTGAATTTATAAATAGCTTCAGAGGCTATAAAAAATGGTCGACGTTGAAAAAGCCGTACGAGGCTCACGCGTTCAAACTTTAAAGACATGAGAAACAGAGTGTGAGTAAGCAAAATGCCAGCAATGCTCGTACTCTATATATCCCCCTTCTGCTCTTTGTCCCCTCCCCCCCATCCAAATCCCATGCCTTTTACATTTACAATTAATTTggtcacttttcttttcttttctttgctctctctctctctctctctctctctctctctctctctctctctctgcagcTTGCCTTCTCCCAACCCAAAGTATTTTTGTGTGACCAAGCAAACTTTCAATTTCTGTTGGgatatttttcctttccctCTTTCTTCTGTTTCTCTCATGGGCCCCTCCTGTAACTTACATTTTGTAAGAAAATGATCATCGAAATGCATATGCCTTGTGGGTTTGTTTGACTGACGCGTGTACGGTGGATGATCAATCATGCATGGCATTGGTATGTAAAACCCTATAAAACCCACCCTTCCATTTTGCCCCAatccctccctctctttctctctctctctctctctgttttattGGGATCAAGTGCCCTGCTAGCTGCAGCCCTGCCCTTAAAAGTTTTTACATTTTAAGGTGAAAACGTCCGAACActtgaagaggaagaggaagaggaagaagaaggaattaGTACAGCTTAACATTATTACTACGCCCTCTTATTTTTCCTCGTTTTCCAAGGTACAACATAATAATGCAGAGCTATATCTACCTAgctttctcatattttttgttctaaATTCTTACCATACATTTCTAAAGTTTCTTCCTTTTACTTTGttttcttgcttctcaggccctctccttttccttctctctcaaggggaaaaaaaaaataaaaaaatcataccaGCAATGCAGGTGGCAAAGAAATCAGCAGGGATTCCAATGGACCCCATCATCATGGCTGCTGAGTCAGGAGCGGGGAAGCTGGCGGAGAACAATATCATGGGGGCGATGATGAGCCCTTATGAGATGGTGAGGCAGCTGGGGGCGTGCAACGCGGTGGTGGTGTTCAGCATGAGCGGCTGCTGCATGTGCACCGTGGCCAAACGCCTCCTCTTTAGCCTCGGGGTCGGCCCCTCCATCATCGAGCTCGACGAGCACGTGGCGGGGGCCGACATCCAGGCCGTTCTGTACGAGCTGGCGGTAGACGGCCAGCAGCCGATACCGGCCGTGTTCGTGGGAGGGAAGTTCTTAGGTGGCGTGCAAGCGCTCATGGGTTGCCACATCAATGGCACCCTCGTCCCTCTCCTCAAAGACTCCGGTGCTCTCTGGCTCTgatcatcaacatcatcatcaccgCCATGATCGTCATGTCATCATCTTAagagtatttaattattaggttttattaatttctagGCTTATTACATATATAGTCTGAGCAGTAAGGTGGTTGTACAGACTATATGTAGCCGAGCTAGTTAATAACTTAATATCAATATCTGACAGTTTATTAATATTACAACCAAGATTATATATGTTGCAATAATATTTCTCTCtatattaatttcttgttttttttgatACGCCATATTAGAGAACGAGGAATTCGAACATATAATATGCAGAATGATTTATTCTTAACCGCTTGAGCTACAATATCTTTTCCTATAATTTCTTGTTATAATAAATTGATGTTACATATgctcattttttattatatatatttgtgtttaattaattttacgATATTGTTATATTCTGGAGAGGAGAGGAAAAACATGTACATATATAAGATAGTACCTGAACTGCAAGTTGACGGAAAGATGGTATATCGACGATATATGGAATAAATTCAAAGGAGGGTGACACGTCAGCTGGACCCACCGGACTTAGCCCTACTCAGATACCAAGGGCATGCATGCCATGCGAATACTGCAACTGCCTGTAGTTGTCTCTCAGGCTTACATATTTGCTAACGGTATCtttgaaagaaaatgataTGCATTTGAcccaaactctgctttttctttttctctctattttcttcaattactTCCCTTTTCATTTACCAAAAGTAAAtagctaaataaataaataacagagttttttttcttctttttttctggctGAATAAAAAGCATGTGCTTTTACCATGGTTTAATAATGGTTTATTCTATATCAGAAAAGAGCAGACAATATGagtaagagagagaaagaaagtggCTGTAGCCCTATAGGGGCAGTTTGTACGACTGAGATCTGCCCCCTCTGCCGCAAATGTgatcacagagagagagagagagagagagagagagagctttcaataattttatgttttgttgaattattttgttttattttgttttatgtgAAATGAAAATGGTTGGTTGTTTGTGGAAAGGAAATCAGAAGATATGAAAAATTTGACCATGATGTGTTGCCATTTCCTGAAACAGAGTACATGTGAGGCCTCAAGAATCCccaacatttttgttttcctgaCCTTCATATCCATTGGGAATGACCACTTTCAGAACTGATCTTGTTCTCATTTGACTCTTTGACTAGCCACTACCTACTATATGACTATCTACTTTCATCCACAGATAAGgtacttttcattttcattctctGAAAGTTGAAACATTTACAAGAACACTTAATTTACTCCATTGAAACACCCCGTTGCACtttcttgtttaatttcaagtaaaaacaaaaaggaaaacaatacATCTTAAAGTTTTCAAAGGAAAATGTTAGAGGCACTAATGAATTTCCCAACTGTTTTTACAACTCTCTCTCACGTGACGTGAAACTCACTAGATAATGAGATCATACATGATGACCCATATAGGGCTGGATTTATGTGAGAGAGTTGAGAAACTAGTTGGTGtgtgtagcattactcatcACATACATCTTTGATATTCAAATAGAATGGGCTGGACCTTAGGACTAGAGTTGGAGGCGCGGGCTGGCGGTGGGATTTGGAGTAGGTTGTGTGGGTCATAGCTCTAGTGGTAAAACACTTTACTCCACATTTACGATAAGAGTTCAGTCCTCCCTCCCGCCCCTCATTTCCCCTGAACCAACAAAAACCTAAAAAGGGCTAATCGCCATCTGGAAATGGTAACCAGGCATATATGCAAATTTGGGCTTTTGAACCAGGTCAGCAGAATATTGGGCTCAATTTCAGCCGACCCGGCCCATCTCATAGAGCCCAAATTACTGAGCCCATTTACCAATTCCGCGGATTTTCTCCGACTTTTCCCACCTGCCCATAGTCGGCCGTTGATTTCCTCGGAATTTTCCTTTCGCCCATCGTTACGGTGCAAATCAAACCAATTCTCACTCAAAAACCATCAAACCCGACAAAACAACGCCTAGGACTTTTAATTACCTCTTTGATCTTTCCAATTAAAACTAAATCCACTGTAATTTACCTCCTGTATAAATACATTTCCTTACCAGCTAAGTTACAGAAATCACAAGACTCAAGACTTTtccttctcattttctctgGAACCAAGCAGGTTGGGTTTTCGAAAGTTTTAAGGTTTTTGTGTAACATTTGTTGCAGTAATGGCTGGGGAAAAGGGTAAAACAAAGCGATGGGGTTGGGCCGTCGGAGCGCTGATCGCTGTCTTTGTTGCCGTGGCCATGACATCGAGAACTGCTCCTAAAATCTCATTCTTCGGACGCTCTAATAAGCCTTGTAACTGTACTCAGGTACGCTTTATTGCATGTTCTGTTTGGTTACCGAGAAAGTAGAGAAATGACGTCCTGTGGAAAATGGGaggtttaaattttgaaaattgatcGTGTGTTTATTTATGGTGTGGAATTTTTGAACTTTCAATTTCAGGTCATTGTAACTAAGATGGCACATTGTTGAATTTGGGATAATTGGATTGTGTTAAATTGAAATCCTGCTTTACATTATTCAGACGAATGCGAAGCTTCTTAATTCATGAAATGGAAATGGTGCATTGTTTGAATTATGTAAAATGGGACTGGATGTTAGAAagacttttaattttttttttcttttttttctttttgtaattgGGATTATGATTATGATTTTCCTGCTGCTTGATTTCCCCCCTCATAAACTGTGCAGGAAACACATAAGTATAGTGGGATAGTGGAGGATTGTTGTTGTGATTATGAGACCGTGGACCATATTAACAAGGAAGTTTTGCATCCATCACTCCAAGAGCTCGTTAAAACTCCGTTCTTTCGGTATTTCAAGGTTAGATGATTTCTACAAGTTGGCTAGATTTGTATGCTTGTTaagaaataatgaaatatactattctaattttattatgaTTAATTAGTTAGGGACATATGTGAATCAAACTGATAAATGATGTTTTAATCTGTTGTGAACTTTGCTGCTGTATGTCATTCTTGaaatgtattattattttattattctgtTGTTCTGCTGTGCATCTTATTTTTCTGAAGCATGGTtgataaaatttgttttaggTTAAGTTATGGTGCGACTGCCCTTTCTGGCCTGACGATGGTATGTGCCGTCTGCGAGATTGTAGTGTATGTGAATGCCCAGATAGTGAGTTCCCAGAATCGTTCAAGAAGCCCCATCATGGCCTTCCATTAGATGATCTTGTTTGTCAAGAGGGAAAGCCTGAAGCAGCTGTTGACCGTACACTAGATAAAAAGGCATTCAGAGGCTGGACAGAAATAGACAATCCCTGGACGAATGACGATGAGACAGACAATGGTGCGTATCCTTGCTTTCTCAGCTTAACAGTTCCGGTTCTTATATGATAAGTTATGTTTGCAGTTGAAAGCCTCCTGCCAGttgtattttctttgaaaattttagtttgtaTAATGCAAATTTGAATTACTTTGGTGTAAAGAACACACTTGATGATTCATGATTTGAATGATTTGAATAGTTTATTGTACTTGCAATGATTGGTAGCACATTTATATTTGCAGCTGAGATGACATATGTGAATCTTCAACTGAATCCTGAACGGTATACCGGCTACACTGGTCCATCAGCTAGAAGGATATGGGATGCTGTCTACGCAGAGAACTGTCCCAAATGTAAGCTtttactctctctctgccCCAGTGCTAGTGAAAATGGTTGCATATTGTACTCAATTGACTCGTGTGCTTAATTTGAAAAGTACATGTTAGCAATTCCTCCTTTGAGAAATCTTTCAGTGTAAACACTTCTTCTTACAAATTTTTGGGGCAGTTACACTGCATGTTTCATTGTATCTAAGATAAGATTCCACTGAATTACTAGTCCTTATTATGTGAATGTTGTGTTCACTTTCAAATTCTTCTCCAGATCCATCTGAAGAGTTATGCGCTGAAGAAAGAATTCTGTACAAGTTGATATCTGGTCTTCATTCCTCTATTTCAGTCCACATAGCTTCTGATTATCTCCTTGATGAAACTACACAAATGGTACAAGTTCTGTTTCATCATTTCCTTTAAGACTTATATTTTACACAGAAAACAGACAGTTTCCCTGATTTCTGAAAGATTTCATACTGTACCCATGCCCCATATATTTTATACCCTTGGATCTTGATAAGAAATATCAATGGCAAATTCCTCTTTATGGCGCCTGGAAATTTGTCAGCTATTCAGAATTTAAATAAGTCTATAGTGCTAACCATCACTGCCATTATCTCAGCAATGagtttctttaaataaaaagttggcAATCTTGGCTGTTTCGTTATTAGATGCATCATGAAGGCAACCATAGTCTTTCACTAGACTTATCATTTACATGCCTTTACTTTAAGATCtaactttattttcttctttctaaaATTTCTGTTTCAGTGGGGTTCAAATCTCCCATTGATGTATGATCGGGTCCTAAGATACCCGGATCGTGTCAGAAACTTGTACTTCACGTTTCTCTTCGTTCTCCGAGCTGTGACAAAGGTGAGTCTAAtaagtttaaattcttttcaaatcATTATGTTATGCTTACTGGTAGGCATACTGAGCATACTAACAgtagttttcactttttgtataTTGTTACTTTTGATATTGTTTATCTTGCTGAGATAATAATATCAATCTTGTTCAAATGTATTTAGGCTGCAGATTACTTGGAACATGCTGAATATGACACTGGTAATCTTAATGAGGATCTGAAGACGCAATCCTTGGTCCGACAGCTACTCTATAATCCCAATCTACAAGCTGCATGCCCAGTCCCATTTGACGAAGCTAAGTTGTGGAAAGGACAACGTGGACCTGAACTGAAgcagaaaatacaaaatcagTTTAGAAAcataaggttttttttttttttttgggcttagTGTCTTGATATTGGTAAGATTCGTAAGTCTCATTTTTATGTGACTATGATTTAACTGTTTACATTGTCATTGTAGCGCACTGATGGATTGTGTCGGATGTGAGAAATGTCGACTTTGGGGGAAGCTTCAGGTCCTTGGTCTTGGCACAGCACTTAAGATCCTCTTCTCTGTTGATGGTCAACAAAACACTGATCAGACTGTAAGCATCTCTTTAAAAGCTAATTTTATATGGCTCTCAGGTGAAGAAACACGTTTTGCAATGTTATATAGTCAGGTCTCAAAAAATTGCTTATGGACCCTTCTTTATCTTTGATTTAGAGACATGTACATAAGATAATAACAGCCAAAAGTAgttaccaaaattttgaactattttgacaaagattttgaacaaatatatatatctaaataTTTTTCTGGCAAAGATTTTGAACAATTGTTAGTTATCACATATGGTAAAAGGTTCTAATTATGAAACTAATTATGGAACTCTCAGCAAGCAATGTCGACTTCATTTCCTACTTTGTTAAAATGACATTGCATGTACAAACTTCCCATcaatagttttttttgttattttggaaTGGACAGTCTGATCTTTACTCTGTTAGTCATGCATGCACATCCATATGTTCTTTGTCATTTGTGATTACATCATTTGTAGGTGTAATTGAGCGTCCgacataatttttatttctactGAAGTCTATATTGTATTGCTCTTCAGCTGCACTTGCAACGGAATGAAGTGATTGCCTTGATGAACCTACTCAATCGACTTTCAGAATCTCTCAAGTTTGTTAATGAAATGGGACCCTCAACTGAAAGGCTAGTAGAAGGGCAGATTTCTCCACCCACCGCCCCTAGTTGCCCCATACAAAGGATGTGGGCATCTTTAAAATCTAGGTATGCAACTTCCTGTTAATACGTTTAATCTCTCTTCTGCTGCAGCACTTTGATTCTTGCTGTTATTAAGCTGGTTACCTTACTTGCAGGTAAGGAGAATTAATTGGTGATACATCAAAACAGCACACTTCTAAAAATAACTTAAGAAACCCAGTTCGGGTTTTCAAAAGCTTGACCCATGGAAGGACAGAGGCATGTAACAAGTACATGGCTAGATACAGAGATGCGTACAAGAACCTCAACAGAATTTTGTACTTCATTGAATTTTGAacttttcaaataaaattagcACGACACTTCTGTTGTTTCACAATAGGTTTGCTGAAAGTTTATAGTAAAATTTGGTGGCCAAGGACTTCGACTTCACTTGTAGCAGAATGAGTTTGTCGAAGTCCAATTCAATCTTTCTTGTGAGGTTAATGAAATTGTTTTATGCATCATTCATTGAAAACCTTGTGATGTAAGATTTTCTATATGATCAAGGGCCAATAGCGCCAGTAGCGCCAGCTGAATTTAGTTCCTTTTGTTTCCATGGGTAAAGTAATGCGTGTTTAAAATTGTTCAATCTGCTATGACATGATCTGTCAGCCTTTTTTGCATCCAGCAAGCAAACCACTATTGATGCCCTATCTTTCTTCAGCCAACAATGCAACCTAATTTGCACAAATAGGATGCACTTTGACAGAGGTACTTTGTTAAATCTGAATTCATGGTGGTTACACTGATTAAATACGATCGTACAAGGTAGATCACTAAAACACATTTCTTGCTACCCAACGGATCTGTCTGCCTATTTTATGCTACTTGCTAGTGGTCAGATAGGTGCTTTGGCAATAACTCTCAAGATATACAATTATAGAAGGGACTAAACATATTGTCAATACCACTGATCAGCTAGTAAACCCACAAATGAAGCAAAGCTACATAATTAGGCAAAGGAAGCTCCCTTTCGGTTACCAATTTTTACAAACTACTAGTTGTGCAACCATAGTGAACCGCAATAACCGGGCACTTTGTGCATCATTCAAAATTTACATAATATATCATACTGATGAGGAAAATGTGGGTATGTTGTGTTGTGCGCAAACAAGTTGAAAGTCAGGAACT of Prunus dulcis chromosome 4, ALMONDv2, whole genome shotgun sequence contains these proteins:
- the LOC117625952 gene encoding uncharacterized protein LOC117625952, translating into MDTELQLIKNLPALILRRNSSSNCRPDQEIEEEHRYTSLKDIQEIEEEHRYTSLKDIILNSPQHSTTIPEESDFEFDPSNITIRNQLVKRAASAYVQSAAILASSRNQNFIASFWGRLRGNVTSGARWYAYVRSPIEACFRPILQFLACMVWNVRTTLNIPIS
- the LOC117626225 gene encoding glutaredoxin-C9-like yields the protein MQVAKKSAGIPMDPIIMAAESGAGKLAENNIMGAMMSPYEMVRQLGACNAVVVFSMSGCCMCTVAKRLLFSLGVGPSIIELDEHVAGADIQAVLYELAVDGQQPIPAVFVGGKFLGGVQALMGCHINGTLVPLLKDSGALWL
- the LOC117626163 gene encoding endoplasmic reticulum oxidoreductin-1-like, with the protein product MAGEKGKTKRWGWAVGALIAVFVAVAMTSRTAPKISFFGRSNKPCNCTQETHKYSGIVEDCCCDYETVDHINKEVLHPSLQELVKTPFFRYFKVKLWCDCPFWPDDGMCRLRDCSVCECPDSEFPESFKKPHHGLPLDDLVCQEGKPEAAVDRTLDKKAFRGWTEIDNPWTNDDETDNAEMTYVNLQLNPERYTGYTGPSARRIWDAVYAENCPKYPSEELCAEERILYKLISGLHSSISVHIASDYLLDETTQMWGSNLPLMYDRVLRYPDRVRNLYFTFLFVLRAVTKAADYLEHAEYDTGNLNEDLKTQSLVRQLLYNPNLQAACPVPFDEAKLWKGQRGPELKQKIQNQFRNISALMDCVGCEKCRLWGKLQVLGLGTALKILFSVDGQQNTDQTLHLQRNEVIALMNLLNRLSESLKFVNEMGPSTERLVEGQISPPTAPSCPIQRMWASLKSR